A window of Pseudocalidococcus azoricus BACA0444 contains these coding sequences:
- a CDS encoding NCS2 family permease produces MIRLLERFFGLSQARTSIKIEAVAGLTTFMTMAYILIVNPQILANAIFLESPQDLTSELVIATALSAAVGTLVMGLLANYPFALAPGMGLNAFFAFTVVLKMGIPWRLALGAVLVEGLIFIALTLSKIRSLIITAIPLSLKQAIAAGIGLFIAYIGLATAGIIVADPVTKTTLGNLNTPEPLIAMAGIGMTAALFTKRVPGSLLWGILITALLGWFSGIAPWPTALIAIPHWPGHLIGQAFVGLQGLQVNQVASFILVTFVFLFIDLFDTVGTLAGVALQAGYLNQEGELPKAKEAFMADAVGTTVGAVLGTSTVTAYIESATGVAVGGRTGLTAVFVALLFILSLLFMPLFAAIPAFATVPALFMVGALMMSNVRSILWSDPTEAIPAFATILIIPLAYSIAEGLAVGVMLYPCLKWVAGKTEQVSGILWGLAVLFALRFGLMIAGII; encoded by the coding sequence ATGATTCGTCTTTTAGAACGCTTTTTTGGCCTATCCCAGGCTAGAACCAGTATCAAAATTGAGGCCGTGGCCGGGTTAACCACCTTTATGACCATGGCCTATATTTTGATTGTTAATCCCCAAATTCTTGCCAATGCCATTTTTCTGGAATCTCCTCAGGACTTGACCTCAGAGTTGGTGATTGCCACAGCTTTATCGGCAGCGGTGGGGACATTGGTGATGGGGCTGTTGGCCAATTATCCCTTTGCCCTGGCTCCGGGAATGGGCTTAAATGCGTTTTTTGCCTTTACCGTTGTCCTCAAGATGGGGATTCCTTGGCGGTTGGCCTTGGGGGCGGTGTTGGTGGAAGGGTTGATTTTTATTGCCCTCACCCTCTCGAAAATTCGCAGCTTAATCATCACGGCCATTCCCTTGTCTCTTAAACAGGCGATTGCGGCCGGGATTGGCTTATTTATTGCCTACATTGGCCTGGCAACAGCGGGAATTATTGTCGCGGATCCGGTCACCAAAACGACCCTGGGCAACCTCAATACCCCGGAACCTTTAATTGCCATGGCTGGGATTGGGATGACGGCGGCTCTGTTCACGAAGCGAGTTCCTGGCTCACTGTTGTGGGGAATTTTAATCACAGCGTTGTTGGGCTGGTTTTCAGGAATTGCCCCTTGGCCGACAGCCTTAATTGCCATTCCCCACTGGCCTGGGCATTTAATTGGGCAAGCCTTTGTTGGGCTTCAGGGCCTGCAGGTGAATCAGGTAGCTTCTTTTATTTTGGTCACGTTTGTCTTTCTGTTTATTGACCTTTTCGATACAGTGGGGACGTTGGCAGGGGTGGCACTCCAGGCCGGGTATCTAAATCAAGAAGGGGAATTACCCAAAGCCAAAGAAGCATTTATGGCCGATGCAGTCGGAACAACTGTCGGGGCAGTTTTAGGCACTTCTACGGTCACAGCTTATATTGAATCTGCAACTGGGGTGGCTGTGGGGGGGCGGACAGGATTAACGGCAGTATTTGTGGCGCTATTATTTATCCTCTCACTTTTATTTATGCCCTTGTTTGCTGCCATTCCCGCTTTTGCCACCGTTCCGGCGTTGTTTATGGTGGGTGCCTTAATGATGAGTAATGTTCGCTCAATTCTCTGGTCAGACCCCACCGAAGCGATTCCGGCCTTTGCCACCATTTTGATCATACCGTTAGCCTATTCCATTGCCGAGGGCCTGGCGGTGGGAGTGATGCTCTATCCTTGCTTGAAATGGGTTGCCGGTAAAACCGAACAAGTCAGCGGGATTCTCTGGGGCCTGGCGGTGTTGTTTGCACTGCGGTTTGGCCTGATGATTGCCGGGATTATTTAG
- a CDS encoding XRE family transcriptional regulator, whose translation MELSTEMTNNPHVSSFLDDLLEEDGLLAEVNAVVLKRILAWQIAQKMQNKGLRKSQMARSMSTSRPALERLLDPRNTSITLKTMERAATILGKRLRIELVDDQKSKTELSDGRSFINPTS comes from the coding sequence ATGGAACTGAGTACGGAAATGACTAATAATCCCCATGTCAGTTCTTTTCTAGATGACTTACTTGAAGAGGATGGACTCCTGGCCGAAGTTAATGCCGTTGTATTAAAGCGGATATTGGCCTGGCAGATTGCCCAAAAAATGCAGAATAAAGGACTCAGGAAGTCCCAAATGGCACGTTCAATGAGTACGAGCAGACCTGCCCTAGAGCGGCTACTTGACCCTAGAAATACATCCATCACACTGAAAACAATGGAGCGGGCGGCCACAATTTTGGGTAAACGTTTGCGAATTGAGTTAGTAGATGATCAAAAATCTAAAACTGAATTATCAGACGGTCGCTCCTTCATAAATCCAACTTCCTAA
- a CDS encoding S-layer homology domain-containing protein, with the protein MFGHQVWPARFMAAMLPISSLVVPLGMAFNAQVAQAQTRFNDTQGLWNQTCIDNLAQRNIISGYPDGSFRPNASVTRAEYAAMLNKAFPSAPVTRSAVQFGDVSASFWGYNAIQTATKTGFMSGYPGNVFQPNQNIPRAQVLVALASGLRYSPTGNIDTTLNYFYDANTIPGYARPGIAAATERQLVVNYPNVQQLDPNLLASRGDVAAFLCQATRSGTQALIPAQYIAGVSVAPQPAASVPAGTRISVRYPDAERIILAPNESVNIALTTTSNVTDTNGRVVIPAGSLVTGKIQPAQGGSQFVANSATVNNQVIPISATSGIVSTTTSTRDPNVLNVFRNAAIGSAVAAGISGLAGNQTITALKVLTGTTAGAAVETNMGRPAASIARDTLIGAAVATGVSAIVGDRKITPEKVIIGAGAGATIGGVIDPAKETVIVITPNTDLTLTLNSPLSGY; encoded by the coding sequence ATGTTTGGTCATCAGGTTTGGCCGGCTCGGTTTATGGCAGCTATGTTGCCCATTTCTTCTCTCGTTGTCCCCCTTGGTATGGCCTTTAATGCTCAAGTAGCCCAGGCCCAGACTCGGTTTAATGATACCCAAGGCCTGTGGAATCAGACCTGCATTGATAACTTAGCCCAACGGAACATTATTAGTGGCTATCCCGATGGGAGTTTTCGTCCCAATGCCTCAGTTACTCGGGCTGAGTATGCCGCGATGTTGAATAAAGCCTTTCCTTCGGCTCCAGTCACCCGTTCGGCGGTGCAATTTGGTGATGTTTCGGCTAGTTTCTGGGGCTATAATGCGATTCAAACTGCGACAAAAACGGGGTTTATGAGTGGTTATCCGGGCAATGTTTTTCAACCTAATCAAAATATTCCTCGGGCCCAAGTTTTAGTGGCTTTGGCCAGTGGTTTACGGTACAGCCCCACCGGAAATATTGATACCACATTAAATTACTTTTATGACGCTAATACGATTCCCGGTTATGCCCGGCCTGGGATTGCAGCAGCTACGGAACGGCAATTGGTGGTGAATTATCCCAATGTCCAACAGTTAGATCCAAATCTCTTAGCGAGTCGGGGGGATGTGGCAGCATTTTTATGCCAAGCCACCCGTTCTGGAACCCAAGCTCTGATTCCGGCCCAATATATTGCTGGTGTCTCTGTGGCTCCCCAACCTGCGGCCTCTGTCCCCGCCGGAACGCGCATTTCTGTGCGTTATCCTGATGCTGAACGGATTATCCTGGCCCCCAATGAATCGGTAAACATCGCTCTGACCACCACTAGTAATGTGACGGATACAAATGGGCGGGTTGTGATTCCGGCTGGTAGCTTAGTAACGGGTAAGATTCAACCGGCCCAAGGCGGCTCCCAATTTGTGGCCAACAGCGCAACGGTCAATAACCAAGTGATTCCGATTTCTGCCACCTCTGGGATTGTGTCCACTACTACCAGTACTCGAGATCCCAATGTGCTGAATGTGTTTCGGAATGCGGCCATTGGTTCAGCCGTTGCGGCGGGTATCTCCGGCCTGGCGGGGAATCAAACCATTACCGCCTTGAAGGTGTTGACTGGCACCACCGCTGGGGCCGCAGTTGAAACCAATATGGGCCGACCGGCTGCGTCCATTGCTCGGGATACTTTAATTGGGGCGGCTGTGGCAACGGGGGTCTCCGCCATTGTTGGGGATCGGAAAATTACACCGGAAAAGGTCATCATTGGGGCTGGAGCCGGGGCAACTATCGGAGGAGTGATTGATCCGGCCAAAGAAACGGTGATTGTAATTACGCCCAATACAGATTTAACCCTGACTCTCAATAGTCCCCTATCTGGGTATTAA
- a CDS encoding alpha/beta fold hydrolase has translation MSRIKTIILVHGFWADASCYREVIPRLHSTGYQVMAVQNPLTSLEDDIAATQRVLDRLNQPCILVGHSWGGFVITEVGLDPRVVGLVYLAGLAPDIDESMLDLMSRYGQPSPHFQEEAGLIWISPQGIREVLAQDLSDQQQALLYATQTPPAAAITTAKAKQPAWHHKPSWYLVTQADQAMPPPLQAELAQRMKAQTMMVSSGHFPMLSHPMTVVNIIAAAVLNS, from the coding sequence ATGAGCAGAATTAAGACCATTATTCTTGTCCATGGTTTTTGGGCAGATGCCTCCTGTTATCGAGAAGTGATTCCTCGGTTGCATTCAACTGGCTATCAGGTCATGGCAGTACAAAATCCCCTGACATCTTTGGAAGATGATATCGCCGCTACCCAACGTGTATTAGACCGTCTCAATCAACCCTGTATTTTAGTTGGCCATTCCTGGGGTGGGTTTGTGATTACGGAAGTGGGTCTTGATCCACGGGTTGTCGGGTTAGTTTATTTAGCCGGCTTGGCTCCCGATATTGATGAGTCCATGCTGGATTTAATGAGCCGTTATGGGCAACCTTCCCCCCATTTTCAAGAAGAGGCTGGATTGATTTGGATTTCCCCACAGGGTATTAGAGAGGTCTTAGCTCAGGATTTATCGGATCAACAACAAGCCCTCCTCTACGCCACACAAACGCCACCTGCTGCTGCCATAACAACGGCTAAAGCCAAGCAACCGGCCTGGCACCATAAGCCTAGTTGGTATCTTGTTACCCAAGCGGATCAGGCCATGCCCCCACCGTTACAGGCAGAGTTAGCCCAACGGATGAAGGCTCAAACAATGATGGTTAGTTCTGGCCATTTTCCCATGCTCTCTCACCCGATGACGGTTGTGAATATTATTGCTGCTGCTGTCTTAAACTCCTAG
- a CDS encoding aspartate-semialdehyde dehydrogenase: MGSQGYRVAILGATGAVGTELLELLAERKFPLSELRLLASSRSAGQTLAFQGDNLTIQAVGHDSFAGIDLVLASAGGSISQNWLPVAVQAGAVCVDNSSAFRMAPDVPLVVPEVNPADLDHHQGIIANPNCTTILMTVALWPLHQVQPIQRIIAATYQSASGAGARAMAEVKAQAQAILNNKTPPTESFPYPLAFNLFLHNTPINAQGYCQEEMKMVNETRKIFHAPGLRISATCVRVPVLRAHSEALNLEFEQPFPVTQARELIAQAPGVKLVENWENNYFPMPIDATGQDDVLVGRIRQDISHPNGLELWLCGDQIRKGAALNAVQIAEALIERGLVKTP; encoded by the coding sequence TTGGGTAGTCAGGGGTATCGGGTTGCGATTTTAGGGGCCACAGGTGCAGTTGGCACAGAGCTTTTGGAGTTGTTAGCTGAACGGAAGTTTCCCCTCAGTGAGTTGCGTTTATTGGCTTCATCACGGTCGGCGGGACAAACTCTGGCTTTTCAAGGGGACAACCTGACCATCCAGGCCGTGGGTCATGATTCATTTGCGGGCATTGATCTCGTCTTAGCCTCGGCTGGGGGGAGTATTTCTCAGAATTGGCTACCTGTCGCTGTCCAGGCCGGGGCCGTCTGTGTGGATAATTCCAGTGCGTTTCGGATGGCTCCAGATGTGCCGTTAGTGGTTCCAGAGGTTAACCCCGCTGATTTAGACCACCATCAAGGCATTATTGCCAACCCCAACTGCACGACAATTCTGATGACCGTTGCCCTCTGGCCCTTACATCAAGTTCAACCGATTCAACGGATTATTGCCGCCACCTATCAATCCGCCAGTGGAGCCGGAGCCAGAGCCATGGCCGAAGTGAAAGCACAAGCCCAGGCCATCCTGAATAACAAAACACCCCCCACCGAGTCTTTTCCCTATCCCTTGGCCTTTAATCTGTTTCTCCACAACACACCGATCAACGCCCAGGGGTATTGCCAAGAAGAAATGAAAATGGTCAATGAAACCCGGAAGATTTTCCATGCCCCAGGGTTACGCATCTCAGCCACCTGTGTCCGTGTGCCGGTGTTGCGGGCCCATTCGGAAGCCTTGAATTTGGAGTTTGAGCAGCCTTTCCCCGTGACTCAAGCCCGTGAGTTAATCGCCCAGGCCCCCGGTGTGAAATTGGTTGAAAATTGGGAGAATAATTACTTTCCGATGCCCATAGATGCCACAGGTCAAGATGATGTGCTTGTGGGTCGGATTCGTCAAGATATATCCCACCCCAATGGCTTAGAACTCTGGCTCTGCGGGGATCAAATTCGCAAAGGGGCGGCCCTAAATGCGGTGCAAATTGCCGAAGCCTTGATTGAACGGGGCCTGGTTAAAACCCCCTAA
- a CDS encoding Hsp70 family protein produces MSYALDFGTSNTVIARWNPISQQPEPVILPGLTESLDSPLIPSLLYVDQAQIPQLTLGQQVILNELNHGNNQRVFRNFKRGIGAEIQGFLPKLDGCDLTFEQIGTWFIEHLYQQLLKLHPDALKSLVLTVPVDCFAAYRLWLTELCQALNVEQVKLLDEPTAAALGTGLGDAQTLLVIDFGGGTLDLSLVQQPQTPPESRGFLLKWGQQILGQKEQPSPSSQIAKVISKAGRTLGGSDIDQWIGAYFQAQDNLPITPWTLRLWERLKIKLSSQAKAEEFYRNPDTGQEHQITLTRPELEQILATHDFFSRLDDCLTQVLHQARGQGITTKDIEGVILIGGTCQMPAIKAWIRSHFPTHKIAADHPLTAVATGALYLDQGAGIADFLYHGYGIRYWDYRRQTHHWHPIIQPGQSYPMSQPIELILGASTADQPGLELIMGELGQTQERTEIFFEGGQLITRTIKDQPTVQALNDREGSRTIAQLNPLGQPGTDRLKVLFFVDQHRQLRISIDDLLTQTRLVDQQLVITLR; encoded by the coding sequence ATGAGTTATGCCCTTGATTTTGGCACCAGTAATACGGTAATTGCCCGTTGGAACCCCATTAGTCAGCAGCCAGAACCGGTAATTTTGCCAGGCCTGACCGAGAGTTTAGATTCCCCCCTCATTCCCAGTTTGCTCTATGTGGATCAGGCCCAAATCCCCCAACTCACCCTCGGCCAACAGGTAATCCTCAACGAGCTAAACCATGGCAACAATCAACGCGTCTTTCGGAACTTTAAGCGGGGAATTGGCGCGGAAATTCAGGGGTTTTTACCGAAACTCGATGGCTGCGACCTCACCTTTGAGCAGATTGGCACTTGGTTCATTGAGCATCTTTACCAACAGTTACTTAAGCTCCATCCCGATGCCTTAAAATCCCTAGTTCTGACCGTGCCAGTGGATTGTTTTGCGGCCTATCGCCTCTGGTTAACCGAACTTTGCCAGGCCCTAAACGTAGAACAGGTGAAGTTATTGGATGAGCCAACCGCGGCGGCCTTGGGAACGGGACTGGGAGATGCGCAAACCCTTCTTGTGATTGACTTTGGCGGCGGAACCCTAGATTTATCTCTTGTCCAACAACCCCAAACACCGCCAGAATCACGGGGCTTTCTCCTCAAGTGGGGACAACAGATTCTTGGCCAAAAAGAGCAGCCCTCCCCCAGTAGCCAAATAGCCAAGGTGATTAGTAAGGCCGGGCGCACACTCGGAGGCAGCGATATTGACCAGTGGATCGGGGCCTATTTTCAAGCCCAGGACAATCTCCCTATCACCCCTTGGACATTACGCCTTTGGGAACGGCTGAAAATCAAGCTCTCTAGCCAGGCCAAGGCCGAGGAATTTTATCGCAATCCCGATACTGGCCAGGAGCACCAGATTACCTTAACCCGCCCGGAATTGGAGCAAATCTTAGCAACTCATGACTTTTTCAGTCGTTTAGATGATTGTTTAACCCAAGTCTTGCACCAGGCCCGGGGCCAAGGCATCACAACCAAGGACATTGAAGGGGTGATCCTCATCGGGGGAACCTGCCAAATGCCCGCTATCAAGGCCTGGATTCGCTCCCATTTCCCCACCCATAAAATTGCCGCAGATCATCCCCTGACAGCGGTGGCCACCGGAGCCTTATACCTCGATCAAGGGGCGGGAATTGCGGATTTTCTCTATCACGGCTATGGGATTCGCTATTGGGATTATCGCCGCCAAACCCATCATTGGCATCCGATTATTCAACCCGGCCAGTCCTATCCCATGAGTCAACCGATTGAATTAATTTTGGGGGCTTCCACAGCAGATCAGCCGGGCCTGGAGCTAATTATGGGGGAACTGGGCCAAACCCAGGAGCGGACAGAAATCTTCTTTGAGGGGGGGCAACTGATCACCCGCACCATTAAAGATCAACCCACTGTCCAGGCCTTGAATGATCGAGAGGGCAGCCGCACCATTGCCCAACTCAATCCCCTCGGTCAACCCGGTACAGATCGGCTCAAAGTTTTGTTTTTTGTGGATCAGCACCGTCAGTTACGGATTTCCATTGATGATTTACTCACCCAAACTCGCCTGGTGGATCAGCAGTTGGTGATCACGTTGCGCTAG
- a CDS encoding glycosyltransferase family 2 protein, with protein sequence MPDNTPVLSLVVPCYNEAANLAQLFTRIAATLAPLGLDYEVICVNDGSRDHTLAQLIEQHQQDPRIKVINFSRNFGKEIALTAGIDHSQGRAVIPLDADLQDPPELIPEMVSRWQEGFDVVYATRRTRTQETWIKRITAQGFYRVMAWLSDTPIPANTGDFRLLDRAVVNVLKQLPERNRFMKGLFSWVGFRQTVIHYDRPGRLQGESSWNYWRLWNFALDGIVGFSVKPLKIWLYVGLLISLLALIYAGALVFRTLIYGRDIPGYASLMVAILFLGGIQLLTLGIMGEYLGRIYAEVKGRPLYIIRDAYGFAPHSINQFDQPEQLKSQESFRSPQAPEADP encoded by the coding sequence ATGCCGGATAACACCCCTGTTCTTTCCCTTGTCGTTCCCTGTTATAACGAAGCCGCCAATTTAGCCCAGTTGTTTACTCGCATTGCCGCCACCCTCGCTCCCCTTGGCCTTGACTATGAAGTGATTTGTGTCAATGATGGCAGCCGTGATCACACCCTGGCCCAACTCATCGAACAGCATCAGCAAGACCCCCGGATTAAAGTCATTAACTTCTCCCGTAACTTTGGCAAAGAAATCGCCTTAACCGCCGGGATTGATCACAGTCAAGGCCGGGCCGTCATTCCCCTGGATGCAGACCTCCAAGATCCACCGGAGTTAATCCCTGAGATGGTCTCCCGTTGGCAAGAGGGCTTTGATGTGGTCTATGCAACGCGCCGGACCCGGACTCAAGAGACTTGGATTAAACGGATCACTGCCCAGGGATTTTATCGGGTCATGGCCTGGTTGAGTGACACCCCGATTCCGGCCAACACGGGAGATTTTCGGTTATTGGATCGGGCGGTGGTGAATGTCCTCAAGCAACTGCCGGAGCGGAATCGGTTTATGAAGGGCCTGTTTAGTTGGGTGGGCTTTCGGCAAACGGTGATCCACTATGATCGTCCCGGTCGGCTCCAAGGGGAGAGTTCCTGGAATTATTGGCGGTTGTGGAATTTTGCCCTAGATGGGATTGTCGGCTTTAGTGTCAAACCCTTAAAAATTTGGCTCTATGTCGGCCTGTTGATTTCCCTCCTCGCGCTAATCTATGCCGGGGCTTTAGTCTTCCGCACCCTGATCTATGGGCGAGATATTCCGGGTTATGCCTCGTTAATGGTGGCAATTTTGTTCCTAGGGGGAATTCAATTATTAACCTTGGGGATTATGGGTGAGTATTTGGGGCGGATCTACGCAGAAGTGAAAGGACGGCCCTTGTATATTATTCGTGATGCCTATGGGTTTGCCCCCCACTCCATCAATCAATTTGACCAACCGGAACAATTAAAATCTCAGGAGTCTTTTCGTTCCCCCCAGGCCCCGGAGGCGGATCCATGA
- a CDS encoding LmeA family phospholipid-binding protein translates to MFGTTTLTADWGEQLINSVATQAITHLFSESEAVSVSVGCFPAAKILQGKVDSFKMQGRGLVIRRQFPVTEMSFATDAVALDLGAIFQGKLRLQQPTQAIAEITLSEAGINQAFQAELVQNRLKNILTPELAAISGEEPVSFTNVQIQLLPHNQVQLQAEVELPFHGLVPIKVITGLAIERRTRIQFIQAQWLGEDVPPAQQLISQRLTEAFVALLNGMVDLDRFDLDGVVLKLNRLMTVGDQLVLSGYAEIRHFPVTGEQTPAWQPMAA, encoded by the coding sequence ATGTTTGGAACCACCACCTTGACGGCTGACTGGGGCGAGCAACTAATCAATTCCGTAGCCACCCAGGCCATTACCCATCTGTTTAGTGAGAGTGAGGCTGTCTCCGTCAGTGTCGGCTGTTTCCCAGCGGCAAAAATTTTACAGGGCAAGGTGGACAGCTTCAAAATGCAGGGACGGGGCCTGGTGATTCGGCGGCAATTTCCGGTCACTGAGATGTCCTTTGCAACCGATGCGGTGGCCTTAGACTTGGGGGCAATTTTCCAAGGTAAACTCCGGCTCCAGCAACCCACCCAGGCCATTGCCGAAATTACCTTATCAGAAGCAGGGATTAACCAGGCCTTTCAAGCGGAACTGGTGCAAAATCGCCTCAAAAATATTCTCACCCCAGAACTAGCGGCAATTTCCGGTGAAGAGCCGGTCTCCTTTACCAATGTCCAAATCCAGTTGCTGCCCCACAATCAAGTCCAGTTGCAAGCCGAAGTCGAGTTGCCCTTTCATGGTCTTGTCCCGATTAAGGTGATTACTGGCCTGGCCATTGAACGGCGGACTCGGATCCAATTTATCCAGGCCCAGTGGCTTGGCGAGGATGTTCCCCCGGCCCAACAACTGATTAGCCAACGTTTAACGGAGGCCTTTGTTGCGCTCTTGAACGGCATGGTGGACTTAGACCGCTTTGATCTCGATGGGGTGGTGTTGAAATTAAATCGCCTGATGACAGTGGGAGATCAACTGGTGCTGAGTGGTTATGCGGAAATTCGCCATTTTCCCGTCACAGGAGAGCAAACCCCGGCCTGGCAACCGATGGCGGCTTAA
- a CDS encoding SDR family oxidoreductase — MLLKCNLLSMLTTSQQEGLTGKVIAITGASGGIGEAAARFLAAKGSKVVLGARRIENLKTIADEIQAAGGEVRFTPLDVTQKEQLEKFIQFAQAQFGRVDVLVSNAGLMPLSLLEQLKVEEWDRMIDVNLKGVLYGIAAALPVFKSQNSGHFVNITSVADRWVGPTSTIYSATKHAVRVVSEGLRQEMGNTIRVTIIAPGATESELPNTISDSEMKKTVIEQFRIDLIPAEAIARAIAYAVEQPADVDVNEIVVRPAAQKY, encoded by the coding sequence ATGTTGTTAAAATGTAACCTACTGAGTATGCTTACCACGTCACAACAGGAAGGACTTACAGGGAAAGTCATCGCTATTACCGGTGCCAGTGGTGGAATTGGTGAAGCTGCTGCACGCTTTTTAGCGGCCAAAGGCTCTAAAGTTGTCTTGGGTGCTCGGCGCATCGAAAACTTAAAGACCATTGCAGACGAAATTCAGGCCGCCGGAGGAGAAGTTCGCTTCACCCCTTTGGACGTTACGCAAAAAGAACAACTGGAAAAATTTATCCAGTTCGCACAAGCACAATTCGGGCGTGTTGATGTGTTGGTTAGCAATGCGGGCTTGATGCCGCTCTCCTTACTTGAACAATTGAAGGTAGAAGAATGGGACAGGATGATTGACGTAAACCTGAAAGGCGTGTTGTATGGCATTGCAGCGGCGCTGCCGGTTTTCAAGTCCCAAAACTCTGGTCATTTCGTCAATATTACATCGGTTGCCGATAGGTGGGTCGGGCCTACGTCCACGATTTATAGCGCCACGAAGCACGCCGTGCGTGTGGTATCGGAAGGTCTGAGGCAGGAAATGGGTAACACCATCCGGGTGACAATAATAGCCCCAGGAGCGACCGAATCGGAACTGCCCAATACAATTTCAGACTCTGAAATGAAAAAGACCGTAATAGAGCAGTTTCGCATTGACTTGATTCCCGCCGAAGCCATTGCACGCGCCATCGCCTATGCTGTGGAACAACCCGCCGACGTGGACGTGAACGAAATTGTGGTGCGGCCAGCCGCGCAGAAATATTGA
- a CDS encoding TRM11 family methyltransferase: protein MAKSLDKWQFGDFQTPDSLAREVTQVLRINHKISPDIVIEPNCGKGAFIRASVDEFLDSKIIGLDINKKYVEEARLSISNHQNSNNVILYESDFFETNWRDLISKFSGYVLVIGNPPWVTSSELSILNSQNLPSKSNFQNRRGIEAITGSGNFDISEWMLLKYVEWLSEREGTIAVLCKYSVARKVIRQARRKSGNRFSTHIYLIDAKFHFRASVEACLFVLSTADIVDNSDCKVYENLKSREISYLIGERDGLILRDTIKYEKWKHLAGQNLKYVWRSGIKHDCSKVMELEQIYDTLFLNGIGKNYYMEEKYLYLLLKSSDIGNGRIENCRRFVLVTQQSVGDDTSNIQNIAPKTWQYLLDHDNYLKNRKSSIYKSKPPYSIFGIGSYSFKGWKIAISGLYKQLKFCLVKPIKGKPVMFDDTVNFLSFETEEEAEFIFKLITSTPAIEFLDSMIFWDEKRPITIDILTRRAVC, encoded by the coding sequence ATGGCAAAATCATTGGATAAATGGCAATTTGGTGACTTTCAGACTCCTGATTCTCTTGCTAGAGAAGTCACTCAAGTTCTTAGAATAAATCACAAAATATCACCGGACATTGTCATAGAGCCAAATTGTGGAAAGGGCGCGTTTATTCGAGCCTCAGTTGATGAGTTTTTAGATTCTAAGATCATAGGCTTAGACATAAATAAAAAATATGTTGAAGAAGCAAGATTATCTATATCAAATCATCAAAATTCAAATAATGTGATTCTGTATGAATCAGATTTTTTTGAAACCAATTGGAGAGATTTAATTTCAAAGTTTTCAGGGTATGTTTTGGTCATTGGTAATCCTCCTTGGGTGACAAGTAGTGAGTTGAGTATTCTTAATAGTCAAAATCTCCCCTCAAAATCGAACTTTCAAAACCGGCGAGGTATCGAAGCTATAACTGGCTCAGGGAATTTCGATATTTCTGAATGGATGCTTCTAAAGTATGTTGAGTGGTTATCAGAGCGAGAAGGAACTATAGCCGTTCTGTGTAAATATTCTGTTGCTCGCAAGGTAATTCGTCAGGCAAGGAGGAAATCAGGAAATAGATTTTCTACCCATATCTACCTCATCGATGCAAAGTTTCATTTTAGAGCATCCGTTGAGGCTTGTCTTTTTGTCTTATCTACTGCTGATATTGTTGACAACTCTGATTGCAAAGTTTATGAGAATCTAAAATCAAGAGAAATATCTTATCTGATCGGTGAGAGAGATGGATTAATTCTCAGAGATACTATTAAGTATGAGAAGTGGAAACACTTAGCAGGTCAGAATTTGAAGTATGTTTGGCGTTCTGGAATAAAACATGATTGTTCCAAGGTGATGGAGCTAGAGCAGATCTACGATACTTTATTCTTAAATGGGATAGGTAAAAATTACTATATGGAAGAGAAATATTTGTATCTTCTCTTGAAAAGCTCAGATATCGGCAATGGTCGAATAGAGAATTGTCGAAGATTTGTATTAGTTACACAACAATCAGTTGGTGATGATACAAGCAACATCCAAAATATAGCTCCTAAAACTTGGCAATATTTGCTCGATCATGATAACTATCTAAAAAATAGAAAAAGCTCTATCTATAAAAGTAAGCCACCTTACTCTATATTTGGCATTGGTTCTTACTCTTTCAAAGGTTGGAAGATAGCGATTTCTGGGCTTTATAAGCAACTAAAGTTTTGCCTTGTCAAGCCTATAAAGGGGAAGCCAGTAATGTTCGATGATACTGTTAATTTTCTGTCTTTTGAGACAGAGGAGGAGGCTGAATTTATTTTTAAGCTTATCACCTCAACTCCCGCAATAGAATTTCTCGATTCCATGATCTTTTGGGACGAAAAAAGACCAATCACAATAGATATCCTAACTAGACGCGCTGTTTGTTGA